One stretch of Chitinophaga pendula DNA includes these proteins:
- a CDS encoding SusC/RagA family TonB-linked outer membrane protein, with the protein MNKLSASMKRIVSIICLLSWCLTALAQERRIKGTVSDANGPVPFATVKASNDPKNVAICDDKGAFTITLKNNGLELTVSSVGYSPKSINVAVKTTVNIVLSDAVTGLGEIVTVGFAKQKKMTSTGAVSMIGGKELRQSPAASIQNSLVGRLPGLFQQQTSGQPGKDGANFFIRGNSSYNTGSPNPNNPLIIVDDIEYSYDMVSQIDPNEVESVAILKDASTTAIYGIKGANGVLVITTRRGKQGPPKITFRSETGLQQPTVYRKPLPAYQAIPLLVEQYKNSNQDPELFLPGMTSPEAIEHFRKGDDPFKYPNVNWYDEVMKKNTLQQRNNLDISGGSEAVRYFVSLGYIFQNGILKDLPKEEDFNNNYYLKRYNFRSNLDVDVTRDLSLRLDLSARFSETNEPNLPDVVPGGAWPFWRRITSGLLSPWIYPVYNPDGSFGGRKSATLNPVGILKYAGYKRQYDNDLNLNLTATHKLDFIAKGLSAKGTIAYTNDFQYRRSVTRGRFPVYEYIAAADRYESVFPDLYRMPVLGADADFQNGTGKPIRKLNMQAILDYRNTFGDHTVYALGLFNQISNINGANVPDNFRGYSARVGYDFRSKYLIEFNMGYNGTDRFKASKRYGFFPAISGGWNVSEEPFFKRNIRFIDYLKLRASYGEVGSDNIGGAFKYVYEEVYNRPDQNYNFGETPNTFPVITPGALANEDVRWERERKLDLGMEMHLFKGKLELVVDYFDNYRYDILTQRGSVPNFTGISLPPVNVGRVSNKGLEIEATHRNKINQSLSYFVKGNLSVAKNKVRYRDEPLNAANPMLAQTGRPIGQIYGYTFDGFYYDDDDIAKSPPVIGKTVKPGDIRFKDMNGDGKIDQGDIGPIGYPNLPQVTYGISAGFSYKGLDASVLLQGATRGSLDASTLLQIGNSNGIPSAIHLKRWTPETRDIAEYPRLGGVNFDMSTFWLRSADYLRIKNVEIGYQLPKRIVNALRLENVRLYANGLNLMTWFNLKIYDVDPESARGSQGSEAYSNYPQQKVYNFGIQVSFK; encoded by the coding sequence ATGAATAAACTATCAGCCAGCATGAAACGTATCGTATCTATCATATGCCTGCTCTCCTGGTGCCTCACCGCACTGGCACAGGAACGCAGGATCAAAGGGACCGTCTCCGACGCCAACGGCCCCGTACCTTTCGCCACCGTCAAAGCGTCCAACGATCCTAAAAATGTCGCCATCTGCGATGATAAAGGAGCATTCACCATCACCTTGAAAAATAATGGACTGGAACTCACCGTCAGCTCCGTAGGCTATAGCCCGAAATCCATTAACGTAGCAGTCAAAACGACCGTCAACATCGTCCTCAGCGACGCCGTAACAGGCCTGGGTGAGATCGTCACCGTCGGCTTCGCCAAACAAAAGAAAATGACCAGCACCGGCGCCGTCAGCATGATAGGAGGGAAGGAACTTCGCCAAAGCCCGGCAGCCAGCATCCAAAACTCACTGGTAGGCCGACTCCCCGGCCTCTTCCAGCAACAAACAAGCGGCCAGCCGGGTAAAGATGGAGCCAACTTCTTTATCAGGGGTAACAGCTCCTACAACACCGGCTCCCCAAACCCTAACAACCCGCTCATCATCGTCGACGATATCGAATATAGCTACGACATGGTCAGCCAGATCGATCCCAACGAAGTCGAAAGTGTGGCCATCCTCAAAGATGCCTCCACCACCGCTATATATGGTATAAAAGGCGCCAATGGCGTACTCGTGATCACCACCCGTAGAGGTAAACAAGGCCCGCCTAAGATCACATTCCGCTCCGAAACAGGCCTCCAGCAACCTACCGTATATCGCAAACCACTACCTGCATACCAGGCCATCCCTCTGCTGGTAGAACAGTATAAAAACTCCAACCAGGACCCGGAACTGTTCCTCCCCGGCATGACCAGCCCGGAAGCCATCGAACATTTCAGGAAAGGAGACGATCCATTCAAATATCCAAACGTCAACTGGTACGATGAGGTCATGAAAAAAAATACCCTCCAGCAAAGAAATAACCTCGATATCAGCGGCGGCTCAGAAGCCGTTCGCTACTTCGTATCCCTAGGTTACATCTTTCAGAATGGTATCCTCAAAGACCTGCCAAAAGAAGAAGACTTTAATAATAACTACTACCTCAAACGGTATAACTTCCGCTCCAACCTCGACGTGGATGTCACACGCGACCTCAGCCTCCGCCTCGACCTGTCCGCTCGTTTCTCCGAAACCAACGAACCTAACCTGCCAGATGTAGTACCAGGTGGCGCATGGCCCTTCTGGCGCCGCATCACCAGCGGACTTCTCTCACCTTGGATATACCCGGTATACAATCCCGATGGCTCCTTCGGTGGCAGAAAAAGCGCTACCCTCAATCCCGTAGGCATACTCAAATACGCAGGCTATAAAAGACAGTACGACAACGACCTTAACCTGAACCTCACCGCCACACATAAACTGGACTTCATTGCTAAAGGTTTGTCCGCAAAAGGTACCATCGCCTACACCAACGATTTCCAATACCGCCGCAGCGTCACCCGTGGCCGGTTCCCGGTATATGAATACATCGCAGCAGCAGATAGGTACGAGTCCGTATTCCCCGACTTATACCGCATGCCAGTACTGGGTGCCGATGCCGACTTCCAGAATGGTACCGGCAAGCCTATACGTAAACTCAATATGCAGGCCATCCTCGACTACCGCAACACCTTCGGCGACCATACCGTATACGCACTGGGCCTCTTCAACCAGATCAGCAATATCAATGGCGCCAACGTACCAGACAACTTCAGAGGATACTCCGCCCGCGTCGGATACGACTTCCGCTCTAAATATCTCATAGAGTTCAATATGGGCTACAACGGTACCGACCGCTTTAAAGCCAGCAAACGCTATGGCTTCTTCCCAGCAATATCCGGTGGCTGGAACGTAAGCGAAGAACCGTTCTTTAAACGCAACATCCGGTTCATCGACTACCTCAAACTCAGAGCCTCCTACGGAGAAGTAGGTAGCGATAACATCGGTGGCGCCTTTAAATATGTATATGAAGAGGTCTACAACAGACCCGACCAGAACTACAACTTCGGAGAAACGCCCAACACCTTCCCCGTCATCACACCAGGGGCACTGGCCAACGAAGATGTCCGCTGGGAACGCGAACGCAAACTCGACCTGGGCATGGAAATGCACTTGTTCAAAGGCAAACTGGAACTGGTAGTAGACTATTTCGACAACTATCGCTACGATATCCTCACCCAAAGAGGTAGCGTACCTAACTTCACAGGGATCAGTCTACCGCCGGTGAATGTCGGCCGCGTAAGTAACAAAGGCCTCGAAATAGAAGCCACACACCGCAATAAAATAAACCAGTCACTCAGCTACTTCGTCAAAGGCAACCTCTCCGTCGCAAAAAATAAAGTGCGCTATAGAGACGAACCACTCAACGCCGCCAACCCGATGCTGGCACAAACAGGCCGTCCCATCGGACAGATATATGGATACACCTTCGATGGCTTCTACTATGATGATGACGACATCGCTAAAAGCCCGCCCGTAATAGGCAAGACCGTAAAGCCGGGCGATATCCGCTTCAAGGATATGAATGGCGATGGCAAGATAGATCAGGGCGATATCGGCCCCATCGGCTATCCTAACCTGCCACAGGTAACATATGGTATCAGCGCCGGTTTCAGCTACAAAGGCCTCGATGCCTCCGTACTCCTGCAGGGCGCTACCCGCGGTAGCCTCGATGCCTCCACATTATTGCAGATAGGCAACTCCAACGGTATCCCCTCCGCTATCCACCTCAAACGCTGGACACCCGAGACAAGAGACATAGCCGAATACCCGCGCCTCGGTGGCGTCAACTTCGACATGTCCACCTTCTGGCTCAGATCCGCCGACTACCTCCGTATCAAAAACGTAGAAATAGGTTACCAGCTGCCCAAACGTATCGTCAACGCACTTCGCCTCGAAAATGTACGCCTCTACGCCAATGGCCTCAACCTCATGACATGGTTCAACCTTAAGATATACGACGTAGACCCGGAATCCGCCCGCGGAAGCCAGGGCTCAGAAGCCTACAGCAACTACCCGCAGCAGAAAGTATACAACTTCGGTATTCAGGTATCCTTTAAATAG
- a CDS encoding RagB/SusD family nutrient uptake outer membrane protein, whose translation MKRYWIMLLFTTLALAQDSCRRTLETEPQDRLTDDLVFDQIDKNADNARAFLMSVYQQLPDGYNRIDNAFLDCATDDAVASRDGNLTDDFRKGRISPQNVIDNAWERNYNGIRRANIFLSRIDKVPTTTENKQYWKAEARFLRAFFYFELLKRWGGVPLMADTVLTINDRLNYSRNTITETVQHILAELNTVQDLLLPPTLADADYGRATKGAAMALKARLLLYWASPLYNTNNDPARWANAATAAADIVRLNNYNLATDFIGLFISTKNTEFIFNRQRTPDQSVEQNNGPVGYLNAAAGKGYTSPSQELVDAFPMINGLPITDTRSEYDAARPYDKRDPRLAATVFYNGSKWLNRLVETFDGGLDKPGGIITQTKTGYYLRKFMGKFESASAYSNQQHHVILLRYAEVLLNLAEARNEEQGPVKEAVDALIALRKRAGILPGTDNRYGIPAAVSQAQLRTIIQNERRIELAFEEHRHWDLRRWKLAGTVLNKPVTGMRITPQQGGTFTYTRFEVTPASFAERLYWYPIPYSEIETNPNMRQNNGWNF comes from the coding sequence ATGAAAAGATATTGGATAATGCTGCTCTTCACCACCCTCGCACTGGCTCAGGACAGCTGCCGGCGTACCCTCGAAACAGAGCCGCAAGACCGCCTCACCGACGATCTCGTTTTCGATCAGATAGATAAGAATGCAGATAACGCCAGGGCATTCCTCATGAGCGTCTATCAGCAACTGCCAGATGGATACAACCGCATCGATAATGCATTCCTCGACTGCGCCACCGACGATGCCGTCGCCTCCCGCGATGGTAACCTCACCGACGACTTCCGCAAAGGCCGCATCAGCCCTCAGAATGTCATCGACAACGCCTGGGAACGCAACTACAACGGCATCCGCCGCGCTAACATCTTCCTCTCTAGGATCGATAAAGTGCCCACCACCACAGAAAATAAACAGTACTGGAAAGCAGAAGCCCGCTTCCTCCGCGCTTTCTTTTACTTCGAACTACTCAAACGCTGGGGCGGCGTACCACTAATGGCCGATACCGTACTCACCATCAACGATCGCCTTAACTACAGCCGCAACACCATCACAGAAACAGTACAGCACATACTGGCAGAACTCAATACCGTCCAGGACCTCCTCCTGCCGCCAACCCTCGCCGATGCCGACTACGGCCGCGCTACCAAAGGAGCCGCCATGGCCTTGAAAGCTCGCCTGCTGCTATACTGGGCCAGCCCCCTCTATAATACCAACAACGATCCCGCTCGCTGGGCCAACGCCGCCACCGCAGCCGCAGACATCGTACGCCTCAATAACTATAACCTGGCAACCGACTTCATCGGCTTGTTCATCAGTACTAAAAACACAGAGTTTATCTTCAATCGCCAGCGTACTCCCGACCAGTCCGTTGAACAGAACAATGGCCCCGTCGGATACCTCAACGCCGCCGCAGGTAAAGGATATACCAGCCCCTCTCAGGAACTCGTAGATGCCTTCCCCATGATCAATGGACTACCGATCACAGATACACGATCAGAATACGATGCCGCACGCCCTTACGATAAAAGAGATCCCCGCCTCGCCGCCACCGTCTTTTACAATGGCAGCAAATGGCTCAACCGACTCGTCGAAACATTCGATGGCGGCCTCGATAAACCTGGTGGCATCATCACCCAAACCAAAACAGGATACTACCTGCGCAAGTTCATGGGCAAGTTCGAATCCGCCTCCGCCTACAGCAACCAGCAACACCATGTCATCCTCCTCCGGTACGCAGAAGTGCTGCTCAACCTCGCAGAAGCCAGGAACGAAGAACAAGGCCCGGTAAAAGAAGCCGTAGATGCCCTCATCGCCTTACGTAAAAGAGCCGGCATCCTCCCCGGCACAGATAATCGATATGGCATTCCAGCCGCCGTCTCACAAGCACAACTGCGCACCATCATACAAAATGAAAGACGCATAGAACTGGCCTTCGAAGAACATCGCCACTGGGACCTCCGCCGCTGGAAACTGGCGGGCACAGTATTAAACAAACCTGTCACCGGCATGCGCATCACCCCACAACAGGGTGGTACGTTCACCTATACACGCTTCGAAGTAACACCGGCATCATTCGCCGAACGCCTCTACTGGTACCCGATCCCCTACAGCGAGATCGAAACCAACCCTAACATGAGGCAGAATAACGGCTGGAACTTCTAA
- a CDS encoding SusC/RagA family TonB-linked outer membrane protein, whose protein sequence is MIRKYAAQLFLGLLGPAMTLPTYASPPRQDTIPVQRIQNRDSVPVLFGIQSAATLLQAQGSIGYGDIRGIPVTQLENSLYGKLAGLYLFQFNHAPGFDAAAMSVRGQAPLVVIDGVPRSALSIDPEQIASVTVLKDALATAMYGMRGSGGVVMVNTKHGYSGKKRISFTAQSAIQQQLKTPRFLKAYDYARLYNEALQNDGKQPIYSATDLAAWQNGSDPFGHPDVDWYNTAIKDQAAMQRYNLNIAGGNRISRYFVDLDYLNQQGYFVTDPNNKYPTNNFYKRYIFRSNLDVDLTRTTLMTLSLFGRIRNGNEPGATTAGVYSSILGTPNNAYPVFNNNGSLGGNNDYSNNIYGQIVRSGYRPSYNRNLMVDLSLRQKLDTWLPGLYVKGTASFNSYYEEAIDRKKSFAVYNVKTNPVTGETNTSIIGSDGAQSNGSSITAQNRQAYTELSLGYDSTFGQHHLGATLLWYRDSYTNGNVLPLINSALSARIKYDYAQRYLLELAMSYSANNMYRKDKRKGYFPAIGLGWNIAKENWWIGSPLAGISTLKLRASYGRTGNTANAGYYNYLQFYATDGNYPLGNPPTSITAIREAALANPYITWEKAGKLNIGLDIAFAKERFHITVDHFRDQYKDLLMQRGINASSIIGNDLPRENIGATSYRGWEASAAWRTRTGDLSYFIQANGSVLKSRTDDIQEVIRPGQAQKRTGMPVGQLFGLVADGFYASAEDIQTHARPDAYSPVPGDIKYVDQNGDGIIDLRDETAIGSTKPLIYYGATIGLTWKGIDLSMVWQGVKNRDIVLNGSNTWEFQNGGRGQAMEHHLDRWTPATAATASYPRLAVGANPNNQRLSSFWVKDGSYLRLKNLELGYTLPAHWIKFARLQTVRAFANGYNLLTFTGLDRVDPESYQGGYPNQRVFNIGVNVQL, encoded by the coding sequence ATGATCAGAAAATACGCTGCACAACTATTCCTTGGACTATTAGGTCCAGCTATGACTTTACCAACGTACGCATCGCCTCCCCGGCAGGACACCATCCCCGTACAACGCATACAAAACCGCGACTCCGTTCCGGTACTGTTCGGGATACAATCCGCCGCCACCTTACTACAGGCACAGGGAAGCATAGGATATGGAGATATCCGCGGTATACCCGTCACACAACTGGAAAACAGCCTCTATGGCAAACTGGCAGGGCTATACCTATTCCAGTTCAATCACGCACCAGGATTCGATGCCGCCGCTATGTCCGTCAGAGGACAAGCACCGCTCGTCGTAATAGATGGCGTACCAAGGTCCGCTCTCTCCATCGATCCCGAACAGATAGCTTCCGTTACCGTACTGAAAGATGCACTCGCCACCGCCATGTACGGCATGAGAGGCAGCGGAGGGGTGGTCATGGTCAATACCAAACATGGCTACAGTGGCAAAAAACGGATATCTTTCACCGCCCAGTCCGCCATCCAGCAACAACTTAAAACACCGCGTTTCCTTAAAGCATACGACTATGCACGCCTGTACAACGAGGCCCTGCAGAATGATGGTAAACAACCCATCTACTCCGCAACAGACCTCGCCGCCTGGCAAAATGGCTCCGACCCCTTCGGACATCCCGACGTCGACTGGTACAACACCGCCATCAAAGACCAGGCTGCCATGCAACGGTATAATCTTAACATCGCCGGCGGTAACCGCATCTCCCGCTACTTCGTCGATCTCGATTATCTCAACCAACAGGGATACTTCGTCACCGACCCGAATAATAAATACCCAACCAATAACTTCTACAAACGATACATCTTCCGTAGTAACCTCGACGTAGACCTCACCCGCACCACACTCATGACCTTGAGCCTGTTCGGTCGCATCCGCAACGGCAACGAACCGGGTGCCACCACCGCCGGCGTATACTCCAGCATCCTCGGCACTCCCAACAATGCCTATCCGGTATTCAACAATAATGGCAGCCTGGGAGGCAACAACGACTACAGCAATAATATATATGGACAAATAGTCCGCTCCGGATACCGCCCTTCCTACAACCGCAACCTGATGGTAGATCTCAGCCTCCGGCAAAAACTGGATACCTGGCTGCCAGGACTATATGTGAAAGGAACCGCCTCCTTCAACAGCTACTATGAAGAAGCAATAGATCGTAAAAAATCCTTCGCCGTCTACAACGTCAAAACCAACCCGGTCACCGGCGAAACAAATACCAGCATCATCGGCTCAGATGGCGCCCAGTCAAACGGCAGCAGCATCACCGCCCAAAACAGACAGGCCTACACTGAACTGTCCCTGGGCTATGACAGCACTTTCGGACAACACCACCTCGGAGCCACCTTGCTATGGTACCGCGATAGCTATACCAATGGCAACGTACTCCCCCTCATCAATAGCGCCCTCTCCGCCAGGATAAAATACGACTACGCACAGCGATACCTGCTCGAACTGGCCATGTCCTATAGCGCCAACAACATGTATCGCAAAGACAAACGCAAAGGGTATTTCCCCGCTATCGGCCTGGGCTGGAACATCGCTAAAGAAAACTGGTGGATCGGCAGCCCCCTCGCCGGTATCAGCACCCTGAAGCTCAGAGCCTCCTATGGCCGCACCGGCAATACCGCCAACGCAGGATACTATAATTATTTGCAGTTTTATGCAACCGATGGCAATTACCCGCTGGGCAACCCGCCCACTAGTATCACCGCCATCCGCGAAGCTGCCTTGGCCAACCCGTACATCACCTGGGAAAAAGCCGGTAAACTGAACATCGGACTCGATATCGCCTTCGCTAAAGAACGATTCCATATCACCGTCGACCACTTCCGCGACCAGTATAAAGACCTCCTCATGCAGCGAGGTATCAATGCCAGCAGTATCATCGGCAACGACCTCCCCAGGGAGAACATCGGTGCCACCTCCTATCGCGGTTGGGAAGCCTCCGCCGCCTGGCGTACCCGGACCGGCGACTTGTCGTATTTCATACAGGCCAATGGTAGCGTCCTCAAAAGCAGGACAGACGATATACAAGAGGTCATCCGCCCGGGCCAGGCACAAAAACGTACTGGTATGCCCGTAGGACAGCTCTTCGGCCTCGTAGCCGATGGCTTCTACGCATCCGCAGAAGATATACAGACACATGCCCGCCCAGATGCATACTCCCCCGTACCGGGAGATATCAAATATGTAGACCAGAATGGAGATGGCATCATCGACCTCCGCGACGAAACCGCCATCGGTAGCACCAAACCGCTTATATACTATGGCGCCACCATAGGCCTCACCTGGAAAGGAATAGACCTCAGCATGGTATGGCAGGGCGTTAAAAATCGAGATATCGTACTCAATGGCAGCAACACCTGGGAATTCCAAAACGGTGGCAGAGGCCAGGCCATGGAACATCACCTCGATCGATGGACACCTGCTACCGCCGCCACCGCCTCCTATCCACGACTCGCCGTAGGCGCCAATCCTAACAACCAACGCCTGTCCTCCTTCTGGGTAAAAGATGGCAGCTACCTGCGCCTCAAAAATCTCGAATTAGGATACACCCTCCCGGCACATTGGATCAAATTCGCCCGCTTACAAACAGTCCGCGCATTCGCCAACGGATACAACCTCCTCACCTTCACCGGCCTGGATAGAGTCGATCCCGAATCCTACCAAGGAGGATATCCCAACCAACGGGTATTCAACATAGGCGTCAACGTGCAACTCTAA